One genomic segment of Primulina tabacum isolate GXHZ01 chromosome 9, ASM2559414v2, whole genome shotgun sequence includes these proteins:
- the LOC142556081 gene encoding pyrophosphate-energized vacuolar membrane proton pump 1-like isoform X2, producing MVAFAILIFLFLGSVEGFSTKHQPCTYDKEKLCKPAVVTAIFSTLSFLLGAVTSVVSGFLGMKIATYANARTTLEARKGVGRAFIVAFRSGAVMGFFLAANGLLVLYITINLFKIYYGDDWEGLFEAITGYGLGGSSMALFGRVGGGIYTKAADVGADLVGKVDRNIPADDPRNPAVIADNVGDNVGDIAGMGSDLFGSYAESSCAALVVASISSFGITHDFTAMCYPLLISSMGILVCLITTLFATDFFEIKVAKEIEPSLKKQLVISTILMTLGIAIVTWTCVPSTFTIFNFGTQNVVKNWQLFLCVSVGLWAGLIIRIVTEYYTSNSYSPVQEVADSCRTGAATNVIFGLALGYKSVVIPIFAIAISIFVSFTFAAMYGVAVAALGMLSTIATGLAIDAYGPISDNAGGIAEMAAMSHRIRDRTDALDAAGNTTAAIGKGFAIGSAALVSFALFGAFVSRAGITIVDLLTPKVFIGLIVGAMLPYWFSAMTMKSVGIAALKMVEEVRWQFNTIPGIMDGHMKPDYATCVKISTDASFKEMIPPGALVMLTPLIVGVFFGFETLSGVLAGSLVSGLQIAISASNTGGAWDNANKYIEAGASAHARNLGPKGSEPHKAAVIGDTIGDPLKDTLGPSLNILIKLMAVESLVFAPFFAAHGGLLFKI from the exons ATGGTTGCTTTTGCAATTCTCATTTTCCTGTTCCTTGGATCGGTTGAGGGTTTCAGCACAAAGCACCAGCCTTGCACCTATGACAAGGAGAAGTTGTGCAAGCCTGCTGTCGTAACTGCAATCTTCAGTACTCTATCCTTCTTGCTTGGTGCAGTTACCTCTGTCGTTTCTGGTTTCCTTGGGATGAAAATTGCGACTTATGCAAACGCAAGGACCACATTGGAAGCTAGGAAAGGGGTCGGAAGAGCTTTTATTGTTGCATTTAGATCTGGTGCAGTTATGGGTTTTTTCCTGGCCGCAAATGGTCTCTTGGTTCTGTATATTACTATCAATCTATTCAAGATCTACTACGGAGATGACTGGGAGGGCCTTTTTGAGGCAATTACTGGATATGGTCTTGGTGGATCGTCGATGGCTTTGTTTGGACGAGTTGGAGGCGGTATTTACACTAAGGCTGCTGATGTTGGTGCCGACCTTGTCGGAAAAGTTGATAGAAACATACCGGCAGATGACCCCAGAAATCCTGCT gtGATTGCTGACAATGTTGGTGACAATGTCGGAGATATTGCTGGAATGGGGTCTGATCTCTTTGGTTCATATGCCGAATCTTCATGCGCTGCACTTGTCGTGGCTTCAATATCCTCTTTTGGAATAACTCACGACTTCACTGCAATGTGCTACCCTCTGCTCATTAGTTCCATGGGAATTCTTGTTTGTTTGATAACGACCCTATTCGCCACCGACTTTTTTGAAATCAAGGTTGCCAAGGAGATTGAACCATCATTAAAGAAACAACTTGTTATCTCCACCATTCTCATGACTCTGGGAATTGCAATTGTTACGTGGACTTGTGTGCCATCAACCTTTACAATCTTCAATTTTGGAACCCAAAATGTTGTGAAGAACTG GCAACTATTCCTTTGTGTTTCCGTTGGGCTGTGGGCTGGGCTCATCATTCGAATTGTTACAGAATATTACACCAGCAATTCTTACAG CCCCGTGCAAGAAGTTGCTGATTCATGCAGGACTGGTGCTGCGACCAATGTCATATTTGGCCTTGCCTTGGGATATAAATCCGTTGTAATCCCCATTTTTGCTATCGCAATTAGCATTTTTGTTAGTTTTACCTTCGCTGCCATGTATGGTGTTGCAGTGGCCGCTCTGGGCATGCTGAGCACAATTGCCACTGGTTTGGCCATTGATGCTTATGGTCCTATAAGTGATAATGCTGGAGGTATAGCTGAGATGGCTGCAATGAGCCACAGGATTCGGGACAGAACAGATGCCCTTGATGCTGCTGGGAACACCACCGCTGCTATTGGGAAG GGATTTGCCATTGGATCTGCTGCACTTGTTTCATTTGCACTTTTTGGTGCTTTTGTGAGCCGTGCAGGCATTACAATTGTTGATCTTCTAACACCCAAAGTCTTCATTGGTTTAATCGTCGGTGCAATGCTTCCATACTGGTTTTCTGCCATGACCATGAAGAGTGTTGGTATAGCTGCTTTGAAAATGGTGGAGGAAGTTCGTTGGCAATTTAACACTATTCCAGGCATTATGGATGGCCACATGAAGCCAGATTATGCCACTTGTGTCAAAATTTCAACAGATGCATCTTTTAAGGAGATGATTCCCCCTGGTGCCCTTGTCATGCTAACTCCTCTCATTGTTGGAGTATTTTTCGGCTTTGAGACGCTTTCTGGTGTTCTTGCCGGTTCCCTTGTCTCTGGTCTCCAG ATTGCAATATCTGCCTCCAACACTGGTGGAGCATGGGACAATGCCAATAAATACATTGAG GCTGGTGCATCTGCGCATGCGAGAAACCTTGGACCAAAAGGATCAGAACCGCACAAGGCTGCCGTTATAGGAGATACGATTGGAGACCCTCTGAAGGACACTTTAGGTCCATCGCTCAACATCCTCATCAAACTTATGGCAGTAGAATCGCTTGTGTTTGCTCCTTTTTTCGCCGCTCATGGCGGGTTGCTGTTTAAGATCTGA
- the LOC142556082 gene encoding triphosphate tunnel metalloenzyme 3-like, translated as MEVEVKLRLLSSAAHEHLSTVLSPHHRQTHLQENIFFDGPNSELSSNLAALRLRFYDLDCRCILSLKSKPKISAGISRIEEQEEPFDPIIARQCAAEPWRLLRFDSSSDIIRRVKEEFEVTEDQGLVCLGGFRNVRAVYEWNGLKLELDETQYDFGTCYEIECETPEPEIAKNLLEGLLKSNGIEYKYSEVSKFATFRARKLPL; from the coding sequence ATGGAAGTTGAAGTGAAGCTCCGCCTCCTCTCCTCAGCCGCCCACGAGCACCTCTCCACCGTACTCTCCCCTCACCACCGCCAAACCCACCTCCAAGAAAACATCTTCTTCGACGGTCCCAACTCCGAGCTCTCCTCCAACCTCGCCGCCCTCCGCCTCCGCTTCTACGACCTCGACTGCCGCTGCATCCTCTCTCTCAAATCCAAACCCAAGATATCTGCCGGAATCAGCCGTATAGAAGAACAAGAGGAGCCCTTTGATCCCATCATCGCCCGGCAATGCGCTGCGGAGCCCTGGCGTCTCCTCCGCTTCGACTCATCCTCCGACATTATTCGACGGGTGAAGGAGGAGTTTGAAGTCACGGAAGACCAGGGTCTGGTGTGTTTGGGGGGTTTCAGGAATGTGAGAGCTGTTTATGAGTGGAACGGGTTGAAATTGGAGCTGGATGAAACGCAGTATGATTTCGGGACTTGTTATGAAATTGAATGTGAGACGCCGGAGCCGGAGATTGCTAAGAATTTGCTTGAAGGGTTGTTGAAGAGTAATGGGATTGAGTATAAGTACTCGGAGGTCTCGAAGTTTGCCACATTCCGAGCTCGGAAACTGCCTCTGTGA